In a genomic window of Thiosocius teredinicola:
- a CDS encoding ArnT family glycosyltransferase, with protein MFKRDPAALHWSLAQIIVLAVISAALVAMAPETWRYHPDGAVYIASAVTMAEEGRYWFNGHPNILYYPGLSMLLYLPIKIWGLNFQVLHLVAAALGVTTLWIIRGYFNAGRFGWTGLLLPLLMAANALIMQQTTLVMSGVPFLGVSIAALWVWRRFLTEDNYWLVFACALLVGFASLVRFQGLFLIGAFGLALIVHFVRNRDRNFKAFFLLAMAGIVSVVPFVIWTARNYALYTPDTYNMAGEFFFGQEGLSISEADWGEADWIDAAWKYPVYQAMTLFGSLAKSFLNDVQHWFPLEVKSALALGLMTLGFWPWLRRASVMEAAYVIVSLAFLMKDSLEGTSLYFPQRYWIPMVPFAAVMAGLGLAWLYELSTKVWMKATIAVGSGIAVALMLASGVLSWSDDISRENTERWATRMASIDRTAQQIRETTAPDSILLSTDWGIMPLLTNRQSFQVSRSKCSGPTLSLIAERHPDYLVEMPGLLRTRIVERLVDDYPELFELQFEAGTRESRDRAALYRINHDQLPAALDNIDCLPEPAEETE; from the coding sequence ATGTTTAAGCGCGACCCTGCCGCCCTGCACTGGAGTCTCGCCCAGATCATCGTGCTGGCGGTGATCTCGGCGGCCTTGGTGGCCATGGCCCCGGAAACGTGGCGCTACCACCCGGACGGGGCCGTATACATCGCGTCGGCCGTCACCATGGCCGAAGAGGGACGCTACTGGTTCAACGGCCATCCCAACATCCTCTACTATCCCGGCCTCAGCATGCTGTTGTACCTCCCGATCAAGATCTGGGGGCTGAATTTCCAAGTGCTGCATCTGGTCGCGGCGGCGTTGGGCGTCACCACGCTGTGGATCATCCGCGGCTATTTCAACGCCGGACGCTTTGGCTGGACGGGTCTGTTGCTGCCGTTGCTGATGGCGGCCAACGCGCTGATCATGCAGCAGACGACACTCGTCATGTCGGGCGTGCCTTTTCTCGGCGTATCCATCGCCGCGCTCTGGGTATGGCGGCGCTTCCTGACCGAAGACAACTATTGGCTGGTCTTCGCCTGTGCCCTGCTGGTCGGCTTCGCATCGCTTGTGCGCTTCCAGGGCCTGTTCCTTATCGGGGCGTTCGGCCTGGCGCTGATCGTGCATTTTGTGCGCAATCGAGACCGCAATTTCAAAGCGTTTTTTCTGCTGGCGATGGCCGGCATCGTCAGTGTTGTTCCATTCGTGATCTGGACCGCGCGTAACTATGCGCTGTACACACCAGATACCTACAACATGGCGGGAGAGTTTTTCTTCGGCCAAGAGGGCCTGAGCATTTCCGAAGCCGATTGGGGCGAAGCCGACTGGATCGACGCTGCATGGAAGTATCCCGTTTACCAGGCAATGACACTCTTCGGCTCACTGGCGAAAAGCTTTCTGAACGACGTGCAACACTGGTTTCCGCTTGAGGTGAAGAGCGCCCTTGCACTCGGATTGATGACCTTGGGCTTTTGGCCATGGCTGCGACGCGCCTCGGTGATGGAGGCGGCATACGTAATCGTTTCCCTGGCTTTCTTGATGAAAGACTCCCTCGAGGGGACAAGCCTCTACTTTCCCCAGCGCTACTGGATCCCGATGGTACCGTTTGCCGCCGTCATGGCCGGGCTCGGGCTGGCCTGGTTGTATGAGCTTTCGACGAAGGTGTGGATGAAGGCCACCATCGCCGTGGGCAGCGGGATTGCGGTCGCGCTCATGCTCGCCTCCGGTGTACTGTCTTGGAGCGACGATATCTCCCGCGAAAACACCGAGCGATGGGCAACGCGAATGGCATCAATCGACCGCACTGCGCAGCAGATACGCGAAACCACAGCGCCAGACAGCATCCTGCTATCGACAGACTGGGGGATCATGCCACTGCTCACCAACCGCCAATCGTTCCAGGTCTCGCGGTCGAAATGCAGCGGCCCAACCCTGTCGCTGATCGCCGAACGCCATCCTGATTACCTCGTGGAAATGCCGGGCCTGTTGCGTACGAGAATCGTTGAGCGGCTCGTCGACGACTACCCGGAACTGTTCGAACTGCAGTTTGAAGCAGGTACACGAGAGAGCCGCGACCGAGCCGCCCTGTATCGAATCAATCACGATCAGCTACCGGCAGCGTTGGACAATATCGATTGCCTGCCGGAGCCGGCAGAAGAGACGGAATAG
- a CDS encoding dienelactone hydrolase family protein: protein MRLLLSGLLFAVISVTAQAEVQTKAVEYKDGETTLTGHLYWDDAIEGKRPGVLVIHEWWGLNDYAKKRAHMLAELGFVAFAADMYGDGHVTDKPDQAKTWMQEVTADVEGWRELALLGLEQLKASGMVEGDNVAAIGYCFGGATILQMAYANAPLKGVVSFHGALPAAPEEAKGKIGPQILILHGQADSFVAPEVVTNFRNKLDEAGANWEMNTYGGARHGFTNPDAASFGIENLQYNEQADRRSWERMQSFFTEIFD from the coding sequence ATGAGACTTTTGTTGTCGGGTTTGCTGTTTGCGGTGATCAGCGTGACCGCGCAGGCGGAAGTACAGACCAAGGCTGTCGAGTACAAAGACGGTGAGACCACCTTGACCGGGCACCTGTACTGGGACGATGCGATCGAAGGCAAACGCCCCGGCGTGCTGGTCATTCACGAGTGGTGGGGGCTGAACGACTACGCCAAGAAACGCGCGCACATGCTGGCCGAACTGGGGTTTGTGGCGTTTGCCGCCGATATGTACGGTGACGGGCATGTGACCGACAAACCGGACCAGGCCAAGACCTGGATGCAGGAGGTCACAGCGGATGTCGAGGGCTGGCGTGAGCTTGCACTGCTCGGGCTGGAGCAACTCAAGGCCAGTGGCATGGTGGAGGGAGACAATGTTGCCGCTATCGGCTATTGCTTCGGCGGCGCGACGATCCTGCAGATGGCGTATGCAAATGCGCCGTTGAAAGGGGTCGTCAGCTTTCACGGTGCATTGCCGGCTGCCCCTGAAGAAGCAAAAGGCAAGATTGGTCCGCAGATACTGATTCTGCACGGGCAGGCGGATTCGTTCGTGGCCCCCGAGGTGGTGACCAACTTCCGCAACAAACTGGACGAAGCCGGTGCCAATTGGGAAATGAACACGTATGGCGGAGCGCGCCATGGTTTCACCAATCCCGATGCGGCGTCGTTCGGCATCGAGAACCTGCAATACAACGAGCAGGCGGATCGGCGTTCATGGGAGCGGATGCAGTCGTTCTTTACCGAGATATTCGACTGA
- the rfbA gene encoding glucose-1-phosphate thymidylyltransferase RfbA: MKGIILAGGAGTRLHPITLSVSKQLLPVYDKPMIYYPLSTLMMAGIKDILVITTPRDNPLFKDLLSDGSQWGINIEYAVQDHPGGLAEAFLIGEQFIDNEPCCLILGDNLFFGHDLRQLLRRAAQKTSGATVFGYWVRDPERYGVAEFNQEGQVVSLEEKPAKPKSNYAVTGLYFYDGKVCELAKTLEPSTRGELEITDLNKLYLDQGELELSRLGRGMAWLDTGTHDSLLEAAAFVETIEKRQGLKICCPEEIAWRQGWLDSDKLRTMGEALSKNGYGQYLLDLLTLDAPE; the protein is encoded by the coding sequence ATGAAAGGCATCATCCTGGCGGGCGGCGCCGGCACACGTCTCCACCCGATCACACTGTCGGTCAGCAAACAGCTCCTGCCGGTGTACGACAAACCGATGATCTACTACCCGCTATCCACGTTGATGATGGCGGGCATCAAAGACATCCTGGTGATCACCACCCCACGCGACAACCCCTTGTTCAAGGACCTGTTGAGCGACGGTTCGCAGTGGGGCATCAACATCGAGTACGCGGTGCAGGATCATCCGGGCGGCCTGGCAGAGGCCTTCTTGATCGGTGAACAGTTCATCGACAATGAGCCCTGCTGCCTGATACTCGGCGACAACCTGTTCTTCGGCCACGACCTGCGTCAACTGCTGCGCAGAGCCGCGCAGAAGACCAGCGGTGCCACGGTTTTCGGTTACTGGGTTCGCGACCCCGAACGTTACGGCGTTGCCGAGTTCAACCAGGAAGGCCAAGTGGTCAGCCTCGAAGAAAAGCCCGCCAAGCCAAAATCGAACTATGCCGTCACCGGCCTGTACTTCTATGACGGCAAAGTCTGCGAACTCGCCAAAACACTCGAGCCTTCGACGCGCGGCGAGCTCGAGATTACCGACCTGAACAAGCTCTATCTTGACCAGGGCGAACTCGAACTCAGCCGCCTGGGACGCGGTATGGCATGGCTCGATACCGGCACCCACGACTCTCTGCTAGAGGCTGCAGCTTTCGTTGAAACCATCGAGAAACGCCAGGGCTTGAAGATCTGTTGCCCGGAAGAAATCGCATGGCGCCAGGGTTGGCTCGACTCAGACAAGCTGCGCACCATGGGCGAGGCGCTCAGCAAGAACGGCTACGGGCAGTATCTGCTTGATCTGCTAACGCTGGATGCTCCGGAATGA
- a CDS encoding sulfotransferase — translation MKKNVIILTNGLSGSSVLAGLIARGGYWLGKETFKKPDYDTYENKRLVDLNKQLFDQVGYEGNYDMVFNAAEIDFFAHPKQAIDPTEYREFLAECNEHMPWIWKDPRLWLTIYYWRDLLDLDQIKFVNLTRDPMQTWVSVTIRRQIQEFGYLKGYLHGIRDSIRKFLKDNNAEHIELQFEDLLLRPEATIDRLNEFLGCSLGVEDLQAVYRGELYKKPKGFGDIVKAGLIYAKNYGERYR, via the coding sequence ATGAAAAAGAACGTCATCATTCTTACCAACGGCCTGTCCGGCAGTTCGGTGCTTGCCGGCCTCATCGCGCGAGGCGGTTACTGGCTGGGTAAGGAGACGTTCAAGAAACCTGATTACGATACCTACGAGAACAAGCGACTGGTCGATTTGAACAAGCAGTTGTTCGACCAGGTCGGCTATGAAGGCAACTACGACATGGTCTTCAATGCCGCCGAGATCGATTTTTTCGCCCACCCCAAGCAGGCGATCGATCCCACGGAATACCGCGAGTTTCTCGCCGAGTGCAACGAACACATGCCTTGGATCTGGAAAGACCCCAGGCTGTGGCTCACGATCTACTACTGGCGCGATCTGCTCGATCTCGACCAGATCAAGTTCGTCAATCTGACACGCGATCCGATGCAGACCTGGGTGTCGGTAACCATCAGGCGACAGATCCAGGAATTCGGCTACCTCAAAGGTTATCTGCACGGTATCCGCGATTCGATTCGCAAGTTCCTCAAAGACAACAACGCCGAACACATCGAGCTGCAGTTTGAAGATCTGCTGCTGCGTCCCGAGGCAACCATCGATCGTTTGAATGAATTTCTTGGCTGCTCGTTGGGCGTCGAGGATCTGCAGGCGGTCTACCGCGGCGAGTTGTACAAAAAGCCGAAGGGCTTCGGTGATATCGTGAAGGCCGGCCTGATCTACGCCAAGAACTACGGCGAGCGGTATCGTTAG
- a CDS encoding uracil-DNA glycosylase family protein: MDSAKQQLSDHQAALRACRQCPQMIGPVVVGQPVMSPILMVGQAPGQHEGRLGRPFAWTAGKTLFGWYEQIGLDETAFRERVYMAAVCRCFPGKKAKGGDRVPSPGEIENCAAWLDAELRLLRPSLLIPVGKLAIAQFLPVGKLSDVIGRSHRVEVAGHAVDVIPLPHPSGASTWHRTEPGISLLHKALGLIESHPAWRAILDG, translated from the coding sequence ATGGATTCGGCGAAGCAACAACTGAGCGACCATCAGGCGGCCTTGCGTGCCTGCCGCCAATGCCCGCAGATGATCGGCCCGGTGGTGGTAGGGCAGCCGGTCATGTCGCCGATCCTGATGGTCGGCCAGGCGCCGGGGCAACACGAGGGACGATTGGGGCGTCCGTTTGCCTGGACTGCGGGCAAGACACTGTTCGGCTGGTATGAGCAGATCGGCCTCGACGAGACGGCGTTTCGTGAGCGCGTCTACATGGCGGCGGTCTGCCGATGCTTTCCCGGCAAAAAAGCCAAAGGAGGCGACCGCGTGCCGTCGCCCGGCGAGATCGAGAACTGCGCGGCGTGGCTCGACGCGGAGCTGCGCCTGCTGCGGCCGAGCTTGCTGATTCCCGTGGGTAAGCTGGCAATCGCGCAGTTTCTGCCGGTGGGCAAGTTGAGCGATGTCATCGGCCGATCGCACCGTGTCGAGGTGGCCGGTCATGCGGTAGACGTGATCCCACTGCCTCACCCGTCGGGAGCCTCGACCTGGCATCGCACGGAACCGGGTATATCGCTGTTGCACAAGGCGTTGGGCCTGATTGAATCGCATCCGGCGTGGCGCGCAATATTGGATGGTTGA
- a CDS encoding DUF2628 domain-containing protein, whose product MDNQGFRVVLTGQLMEGFAREPVLASLSRLFQTSAAKIADVFEGGEHPIRDVLGKHEALALQKRIERLGAKARVETAASDVANDALILPVDDTPPDAGLMHCPACGHKQLVSKRCDECGVVFADYNRQHRAGPVVAETQSANPFPHTARPVKTAPQKPRDIHAAASDGWRDDWLEEDSVPTEQYHVNLFMGMRSADLSETCEKMMLGRRTRMMLSWVPGAFLSPFLWAMYRKMWAWGTVIFAVEILLPVVLITLGAKEGMSDKLVYAGLALLLINRLFWPAVLKNLYCRHARRTIRYMHRLAPTYASDIDIATRGGTSRTSAFVGLVLGIVVSLLSWSVMDTLYANVIKPTPEFTTPATLPSDPPPLLPNGGATQPPIDLQATAPNNENRWVATRNRLRLLGQSINAWFADRGAGVDPQSFDMAGLAAAMSLDAESMRDGWGREVSYLPEGQGYVLRSAGPDGEFGTADDVEYRRILQR is encoded by the coding sequence ATGGATAATCAGGGCTTTCGCGTTGTCCTGACCGGGCAGTTGATGGAGGGATTCGCGCGCGAGCCGGTGCTGGCGTCGCTGTCCCGCTTGTTTCAAACCTCTGCCGCGAAGATCGCCGATGTGTTCGAGGGTGGCGAGCATCCGATCCGCGATGTGCTGGGCAAACATGAAGCCCTGGCATTGCAAAAACGGATAGAGCGCCTGGGTGCCAAGGCGCGGGTCGAAACCGCGGCTTCGGACGTTGCGAACGATGCCCTGATATTGCCGGTGGACGACACGCCACCGGATGCGGGATTGATGCATTGCCCGGCCTGTGGGCACAAGCAGCTGGTAAGCAAGCGCTGTGATGAGTGCGGCGTGGTGTTCGCCGACTACAACCGTCAGCATCGCGCCGGGCCGGTGGTTGCCGAAACCCAGTCGGCGAATCCTTTTCCGCACACTGCCCGCCCGGTCAAAACGGCCCCGCAAAAACCGCGCGATATCCACGCCGCTGCCAGCGACGGCTGGCGTGACGACTGGCTCGAAGAGGACTCGGTACCGACAGAGCAATACCACGTGAACCTGTTCATGGGGATGCGCTCAGCCGATCTTTCCGAGACCTGCGAAAAGATGATGTTGGGTCGGCGAACCCGCATGATGCTGTCCTGGGTGCCGGGCGCGTTCCTCAGCCCCTTTCTGTGGGCGATGTACCGCAAGATGTGGGCATGGGGTACCGTGATCTTCGCGGTCGAGATCCTGTTGCCGGTCGTCCTCATCACCTTGGGTGCCAAAGAGGGAATGTCCGACAAGCTGGTGTACGCGGGATTGGCGTTGTTGCTGATCAACCGTCTGTTCTGGCCTGCCGTGCTGAAGAACCTGTATTGCCGACATGCCCGGCGGACGATCCGTTACATGCACCGTCTGGCGCCGACCTATGCATCGGATATCGATATCGCAACGCGCGGCGGGACCAGCCGTACCTCGGCCTTCGTCGGCCTGGTGCTCGGAATCGTGGTCTCGTTGCTGTCATGGAGCGTGATGGACACGCTGTATGCCAACGTGATCAAGCCGACGCCCGAGTTCACGACGCCTGCCACCCTGCCGAGCGATCCGCCGCCGCTGTTGCCCAACGGCGGTGCGACACAGCCGCCGATCGATCTGCAAGCCACGGCGCCGAACAATGAGAACCGCTGGGTTGCGACCCGCAATCGCCTGCGCCTGCTGGGTCAATCGATCAACGCCTGGTTTGCCGACCGCGGAGCCGGTGTCGATCCGCAGAGCTTCGACATGGCGGGCCTCGCCGCGGCGATGTCGCTCGATGCCGAGAGCATGCGCGACGGCTGGGGGCGCGAGGTGAGCTACCTGCCGGAAGGCCAGGGTTATGTGCTCAGGTCGGCCGGACCGGACGGTGAGTTCGGTACCGCGGACGATGTCGAGTACCGCCGCATCCTGCAGCGCTGA
- the rfbC gene encoding dTDP-4-dehydrorhamnose 3,5-epimerase — MNITRFPIPGLLLIEPKRFTDERGWFCETWQQQRYRDAGIDKPFVQDNLAKSSKGVLRGLHAQEPFAQGKLVQVFEGAVFDVAVDLRVGSPTFGKWHGITLSGDNGLQFYVPPGFGHGYYVISDEALFAYKCTDVYSPQTQFGVRWNDPALGIEWPLIGEPILSDKDREAPLLADIPVERFTKF; from the coding sequence ATGAATATCACGAGATTCCCGATTCCCGGCCTGTTACTGATTGAACCCAAAAGGTTCACCGATGAACGCGGTTGGTTCTGCGAGACCTGGCAACAACAACGCTATCGCGACGCGGGCATCGACAAACCATTCGTACAAGACAACCTCGCCAAATCTTCCAAAGGCGTGCTGCGCGGATTGCACGCGCAGGAACCGTTTGCACAAGGCAAACTCGTTCAGGTATTTGAGGGCGCGGTCTTCGATGTTGCTGTCGACCTGCGGGTTGGCTCGCCGACCTTCGGCAAATGGCACGGCATCACATTGAGCGGCGACAACGGGCTCCAATTCTACGTGCCTCCGGGTTTCGGCCACGGTTACTACGTCATCAGCGACGAGGCACTGTTCGCCTACAAGTGCACCGATGTATACAGCCCACAGACCCAGTTCGGCGTGCGCTGGAACGACCCGGCCCTGGGCATCGAATGGCCACTGATCGGCGAACCCATACTGTCTGACAAGGATCGCGAGGCTCCGCTGCTCGCCGACATCCCCGTCGAACGTTTCACGAAGTTCTGA
- a CDS encoding D-2-hydroxyacid dehydrogenase, protein MKGVFLDLASLAEQDLDLGAFDSVINDWRTYPATAPDQRLDRIGDAEIVVTNKVVLDDAILRAAPRLKLVCLTATGYNNVAIETAKELGIVVSNVAGYATDSVVQHVFALILAHHTRLFDYTAAVRRGEWTNSPRFCLLDFPVRELRGMTLGIVGYGELGQGVAKIAEAFGMTVLVSQRPGGDAKPGRLAFDEVLTQADVLTLHVPLLDSTHHLIDAAALKRMKPTALLINTARGAVVDNAALADALRRGEIGGAGIDVLDVEPPPADHPLLAADISNLIVTPHSAWAGRQARQNVVDATVANIRAYLDGQPVNRVA, encoded by the coding sequence ATGAAAGGCGTTTTTTTGGACCTGGCCAGCCTGGCCGAGCAGGACCTGGATCTCGGCGCATTCGACAGCGTCATCAACGACTGGCGAACCTATCCGGCCACCGCGCCTGATCAACGGCTCGATCGTATCGGCGATGCCGAGATCGTTGTCACCAACAAGGTCGTGCTGGACGACGCGATTCTGCGTGCCGCGCCGCGCCTGAAACTCGTGTGTCTGACCGCGACCGGCTACAACAACGTGGCGATCGAGACGGCCAAGGAACTGGGTATCGTGGTCAGCAACGTGGCTGGCTATGCGACCGACAGCGTTGTGCAGCACGTATTCGCGCTGATCCTCGCCCATCACACCCGCCTGTTCGACTACACCGCGGCCGTGCGCCGCGGCGAGTGGACCAACAGCCCGCGCTTCTGTCTGCTCGACTTTCCGGTGCGCGAGTTGCGTGGCATGACGCTGGGCATCGTCGGCTACGGCGAACTCGGCCAGGGAGTGGCGAAGATTGCCGAGGCGTTTGGTATGACCGTGCTGGTCTCGCAGCGCCCCGGGGGCGATGCCAAGCCGGGCCGCTTGGCGTTCGACGAAGTGTTGACCCAGGCCGACGTGCTGACACTGCACGTGCCGCTGCTGGACAGCACCCATCATCTGATTGACGCTGCCGCGCTTAAGCGCATGAAACCGACGGCCTTGTTGATCAATACGGCGCGCGGCGCGGTGGTCGACAATGCTGCGCTGGCCGATGCCTTGCGCCGCGGAGAGATCGGTGGCGCCGGCATCGATGTATTGGATGTCGAGCCGCCACCCGCCGATCATCCCCTGCTGGCTGCGGACATCTCGAACCTGATCGTGACCCCGCACAGCGCCTGGGCGGGACGCCAGGCAAGGCAGAACGTGGTCGACGCAACGGTGGCCAACATCCGTGCCTACCTCGATGGGCAGCCTGTCAATCGGGTTGCCTGA
- a CDS encoding ATP-binding protein, with protein MCAQLHAKPPKSLLRKVGRAIADYDMIRDGDRILLGVSGGKDSLSLLSILRHLQTYAPVKFDLGVITVDPEVEGFDPSSLTGYYDAIGVPWYYRSQPIMEEAKTRLDGDSFCAYCARMKRGIMYSTCREHDFNVLALAQHLDDLAESFLMSAFHQGKLDTMKAHYRIDAGDLRVIRPLVYVRETQTAAFAASADLPVVPDSCPACFTAPTQRAYMKTLLAREEREHDHLFANLLHAMRPLMGGDVALDDNRPSQRAAAES; from the coding sequence ATGTGCGCTCAACTTCACGCTAAACCGCCGAAATCGCTGCTACGCAAAGTCGGTCGCGCGATCGCCGACTACGACATGATCCGCGACGGCGACCGCATTCTGCTCGGCGTATCGGGCGGCAAAGACTCGCTGAGCCTGCTGTCGATCCTGCGCCATCTGCAAACCTACGCGCCGGTCAAATTCGATCTTGGCGTGATCACGGTCGACCCGGAGGTCGAAGGCTTCGACCCTTCATCGTTGACCGGCTACTACGACGCAATCGGGGTGCCCTGGTATTACCGCAGCCAACCGATCATGGAAGAGGCCAAAACGCGCCTCGATGGCGATTCGTTCTGCGCCTACTGTGCGCGCATGAAGCGCGGCATCATGTACTCCACCTGCCGCGAACACGACTTCAACGTGCTGGCGCTGGCGCAACACCTCGATGATCTGGCCGAAAGCTTTCTGATGTCTGCCTTTCATCAAGGCAAACTGGACACCATGAAGGCGCACTACCGGATCGATGCCGGCGACCTGCGGGTAATCCGCCCCCTGGTGTACGTACGCGAGACCCAGACCGCGGCATTCGCCGCTTCCGCCGACCTGCCGGTGGTGCCCGATTCCTGTCCGGCGTGTTTCACCGCACCGACACAACGGGCCTATATGAAGACACTGCTGGCGCGCGAAGAACGTGAGCACGACCACCTTTTCGCCAACCTGTTGCACGCGATGCGGCCGCTGATGGGCGGCGATGTGGCGCTTGACGACAATCGTCCGTCGCAACGAGCCGCGGCCGAATCCTGA
- the rfbD gene encoding dTDP-4-dehydrorhamnose reductase, protein MRYLVLGANGQVGWELMQRLPRNTDTVGVSRDGHAGIALDLSDLPRVKAMLDDQRPEVIINAAAYTAVDRAEQERDQALRLNRDLPEVLGKWAGQHDALVVHYSTDYVFDGSKPGPYLESDPPAPINVYGESKLSGDKALLASGCAALIFRVSWVYGNRGHNFLLTMQRLMQERDQLRIVADQIGSPTWCGDIATATLSVITSLPDSIEALKRLSGVYNMAPSGSTSWFGFAQAIQQRLGLDCELEAITTADYPTPAARPKNSVMDCTKLVDTFGVALPPWGDGLAQCLDAA, encoded by the coding sequence ATGCGTTACCTGGTGTTAGGCGCCAACGGTCAGGTCGGATGGGAGCTCATGCAGCGGCTCCCGAGAAATACCGATACCGTCGGTGTGTCGCGAGACGGCCACGCCGGGATTGCGCTCGACCTGTCGGACCTACCTCGCGTGAAGGCCATGCTGGACGACCAGCGCCCCGAGGTGATCATCAACGCCGCTGCCTACACGGCCGTTGATCGTGCCGAACAAGAACGAGACCAGGCACTGCGCCTAAACCGGGACCTACCCGAGGTATTGGGCAAATGGGCAGGCCAGCACGACGCACTGGTTGTCCACTACTCGACCGACTACGTGTTTGACGGCAGCAAACCGGGGCCCTATTTGGAGTCCGATCCGCCCGCGCCGATCAACGTCTACGGCGAGAGCAAGCTGTCCGGCGATAAGGCGTTGCTAGCCAGCGGTTGTGCCGCCCTGATCTTCCGCGTCAGCTGGGTCTACGGCAATCGCGGGCATAACTTCTTGCTGACGATGCAACGCCTGATGCAAGAGCGCGACCAGTTGCGCATCGTGGCCGATCAGATCGGCAGCCCAACCTGGTGCGGCGACATCGCGACCGCAACGCTCTCGGTGATCACATCCCTACCGGACAGCATCGAAGCCCTGAAGCGTCTGAGCGGCGTCTACAATATGGCACCGTCCGGCTCGACGTCGTGGTTCGGTTTCGCGCAAGCTATCCAGCAAAGGCTCGGGCTTGATTGCGAACTCGAGGCCATCACGACGGCGGACTATCCAACGCCGGCGGCGCGCCCCAAGAACTCGGTGATGGACTGCACAAAACTCGTCGACACCTTTGGCGTCGCGCTACCCCCCTGGGGCGACGGCCTCGCACAATGCCTGGACGCCGCATAG
- a CDS encoding metallophosphoesterase family protein: MTTDRQTVLLLADTHGQVHERILELAENADIIIHAGDIGDPGILDMLAARAAQLVAVRGNNDVPSKWPPTSPIDPNSLPLTADIQLPGGMVVVEHGDRANPVATRHAVLRQRHPQARLILYGHSHRQTVDQSETPWVVNPGAAGRSRTYGGSACILLSAGRRRWRLTAHQFPLGKSKK, from the coding sequence ATGACGACGGACAGACAAACCGTTCTGCTGCTGGCCGACACGCATGGTCAAGTCCACGAGCGGATACTCGAGTTGGCGGAAAATGCCGACATCATCATTCATGCCGGCGATATCGGTGACCCGGGCATCCTGGATATGCTCGCCGCGCGTGCGGCACAGCTGGTCGCCGTGAGGGGTAACAATGACGTGCCGTCGAAATGGCCGCCGACCAGCCCCATCGACCCAAACAGCCTGCCACTGACTGCAGATATCCAGCTGCCGGGCGGCATGGTTGTCGTAGAGCACGGTGATCGTGCCAACCCGGTGGCCACGCGGCATGCGGTACTGCGCCAGCGACATCCGCAGGCGCGGTTGATCCTGTACGGCCACAGTCATCGCCAGACGGTCGATCAATCGGAAACGCCTTGGGTCGTAAACCCCGGAGCTGCCGGGCGCAGCCGCACCTATGGCGGTTCAGCCTGCATCCTGCTGTCGGCCGGCAGGCGGCGATGGCGGTTGACCGCGCATCAGTTCCCGCTAGGCAAGTCGAAAAAGTAA
- a CDS encoding histidine phosphatase family protein, whose amino-acid sequence MQIIGVRHGQSQYNLLGLCNDDPAAAVDLTPLGAEQAATAAHRLQTLHVDAIYCSPLLRASRTARIIGEAIGVDVVDEPRLSDIRSGCESQPVAHYLSAIAHDPVHAKVGDGESLAEYRQRVEGFLHELSQLAFGCVLLVAHEETLRIFQSVYAGESLAAVAGRSFDNCRPYFFDLPSGN is encoded by the coding sequence ATGCAGATAATCGGCGTGCGTCACGGCCAGTCGCAATACAACCTGCTCGGCCTATGCAACGATGATCCCGCGGCGGCGGTCGACCTGACCCCGTTAGGGGCCGAGCAGGCCGCAACGGCAGCCCACCGCCTGCAAACCTTACACGTCGATGCCATCTATTGTTCTCCGCTGCTGCGTGCCAGTCGCACCGCGCGGATCATCGGCGAGGCGATCGGGGTAGATGTTGTCGACGAGCCGCGCTTGAGCGATATCCGTTCCGGTTGTGAAAGCCAGCCGGTGGCACATTACCTGAGCGCCATCGCGCATGACCCGGTTCACGCGAAGGTTGGTGATGGCGAATCACTTGCCGAGTACAGGCAGCGGGTTGAGGGTTTTCTGCACGAGCTGTCGCAACTGGCGTTCGGCTGCGTGCTGCTCGTGGCCCACGAGGAAACGCTGCGAATCTTCCAATCGGTATATGCGGGCGAGTCGCTGGCGGCCGTCGCGGGCAGATCATTCGACAATTGCCGGCCTTACTTTTTCGACTTGCCTAGCGGGAACTGA